From the Lolium rigidum isolate FL_2022 chromosome 2, APGP_CSIRO_Lrig_0.1, whole genome shotgun sequence genome, one window contains:
- the LOC124692217 gene encoding probable inactive dual specificity protein phosphatase-like At4g18593 isoform X1: protein MMEANQAPGFGAEQKLGPEQTDEMLGSEVNQKFAEMCLNTGVEAVIIPEKQYDPESRLEVHQKFAEMCLDTAVETDINQETQADPEAGSEVNERQEPSQDTVMETDVNPEEQVAHPGVIYRCKKCRRMVATQEYVVTHDVGQGERCFLRRKSYHVDEKEPECACIFVEPMKWMQAVEEGYVSNKLWCMGCKTRLGSFNWAGMQCTCGAWVIPAFQLLKSRIDESQM from the exons ATG ATGGAAGCGAATCAGGCACCAGGATTTGGAGCTGAACAGAAGTTGGGACCGGAGCAAACTGATGAGATGCTTGGATCAGAGGTTAATCAAAAGTTCGCAGAAATGTGCCTAAACACTGGTGTGGAAGCTGTCATCATTCCAGAAAAGCAATATGATCCAGAGTCAAGATTGGAGGTGCATCAAAAGTTTGCTGAAATGTGCCTAGACACTGCTGTGGAAACTGATATTAACCAAGAAACGCAAGCTGACCCAGAGGCGGGATCAGAGGTTAATGAAAGGCAAGAGCCAAGTCAGGACACAGTTATGGAAACCGATGTTAACCCAGAAGAGCAAGTTGCCCATCCAGGTGTTATTTACCGCTGCAAAAAATGCCGGAGGATGGTAGCAACACAAGAGTATGTTGTTACGCACGATGTAGGCCAAGGTGAGAGATGCTTTTTAAGGCGCAAAAGCTATCACGTGGATGAGAAGGAACCCGAATGCGCCTGCATCTTTGTGGAGCCCATGAAGTGGATGCAAGCTG TGGAAGAGGGATATGTTTCGAACAAACTCTGGTGCATGGGATGCAAAACCAGACTGGGATCGTTCAACTGGGCAGGCATGCAGTGCACATGTGGAGCCTGGGTGATCCCAGCTTTCCAGCTCCTCAAAAGCCGGATTGACGAGTCGCAGATGTGA
- the LOC124692217 gene encoding probable inactive dual specificity protein phosphatase-like At4g18593 isoform X2: MEANQAPGFGAEQKLGPEQTDEMLGSEVNQKFAEMCLNTGVEAVIIPEKQYDPESRLEVHQKFAEMCLDTAVETDINQETQADPEAGSEVNERQEPSQDTVMETDVNPEEQVAHPGVIYRCKKCRRMVATQEYVVTHDVGQGERCFLRRKSYHVDEKEPECACIFVEPMKWMQAVEEGYVSNKLWCMGCKTRLGSFNWAGMQCTCGAWVIPAFQLLKSRIDESQM; this comes from the exons ATGGAAGCGAATCAGGCACCAGGATTTGGAGCTGAACAGAAGTTGGGACCGGAGCAAACTGATGAGATGCTTGGATCAGAGGTTAATCAAAAGTTCGCAGAAATGTGCCTAAACACTGGTGTGGAAGCTGTCATCATTCCAGAAAAGCAATATGATCCAGAGTCAAGATTGGAGGTGCATCAAAAGTTTGCTGAAATGTGCCTAGACACTGCTGTGGAAACTGATATTAACCAAGAAACGCAAGCTGACCCAGAGGCGGGATCAGAGGTTAATGAAAGGCAAGAGCCAAGTCAGGACACAGTTATGGAAACCGATGTTAACCCAGAAGAGCAAGTTGCCCATCCAGGTGTTATTTACCGCTGCAAAAAATGCCGGAGGATGGTAGCAACACAAGAGTATGTTGTTACGCACGATGTAGGCCAAGGTGAGAGATGCTTTTTAAGGCGCAAAAGCTATCACGTGGATGAGAAGGAACCCGAATGCGCCTGCATCTTTGTGGAGCCCATGAAGTGGATGCAAGCTG TGGAAGAGGGATATGTTTCGAACAAACTCTGGTGCATGGGATGCAAAACCAGACTGGGATCGTTCAACTGGGCAGGCATGCAGTGCACATGTGGAGCCTGGGTGATCCCAGCTTTCCAGCTCCTCAAAAGCCGGATTGACGAGTCGCAGATGTGA
- the LOC124687078 gene encoding probable inactive dual specificity protein phosphatase-like At4g18593, whose amino-acid sequence MEANQAPGFGAEQKLGPEQTYEMLGSEVNQKFAEMCLNTGVEAVIIPEKQYDPEARLEVHQKFAEMCLDTAVETDINQETQADPEAGSEVNERQEPSQDTVMETDVNPEEQVAHPGVIYRCKKCRRMVATQEYVTHDVGQGERCFLRRKSYHVDEKEPECACIFVEPMKWMQAVEEGYVSNKLWCMGCKTRLGSFNWAGMQCTCGAWVIPAFQLLKSRIDESQM is encoded by the exons ATGGAAGCGAATCAGGCACCAGGATTTGGAGCTGAACAGAAGTTGGGACCGGAGCAAACTTATGAGATGCTTGGATCAGAGGTTAATCAAAAGTTCGCAGAAATGTGCCTAAACACTGGTGTGGAAGCTGTCATCATTCCAGAAAAGCAATATGATCCAGAGGCAAGATTGGAGGTGCATCAAAAGTTTGCTGAAATGTGCCTAGACACTGCTGTGGAAACTGATATTAACCAAGAAACGCAAGCTGACCCAGAGGCGGGATCAGAGGTTAATGAAAGGCAAGAGCCAAGTCAGGACACAGTTATGGAAACCGATGTTAACCCAGAAGAGCAAGTTGCCCATCCAGGTGTTATTTACCGCTGCAAAAAATGCCGGAGGATGGTAGCAACACAAGAGTATGTTACGCACGATGTAGGCCAAGGTGAGAGATGCTTTTTAAGGCGCAAAAGCTATCACGTGGATGAGAAGGAACCCGAATGCGCCTGCATCTTTGTGGAGCCCATGAAGTGGATGCAAGCTG TGGAAGAGGGATATGTTTCGAACAAACTCTGGTGCATGGGATGCAAAACCAGATTGGGATCGTTCAACTGGGCAGGCATGCAGTGCACATGTGGAGCCTGGGTGATCCCAGCTTTCCAGCTCCTCAAAAGCCGGATTGACGAGTCGCAGATGTGA